In Manis javanica isolate MJ-LG chromosome 9, MJ_LKY, whole genome shotgun sequence, one DNA window encodes the following:
- the ADNP2 gene encoding activity-dependent neuroprotector homeobox protein 2 isoform X4 has product MFHAPVRKVQTHTVNILGETKASRSDVISFTCLKCNFSNTLYYSMKKHVLVAHFHHLINSYFGLRTEEMGAQPKTEDALSAERMPPPDKYYCKKCNANASSQDALMYHILTSDIHRDLENKLRSVISEHIKKTGLLKQMHIAPKPAVPLPTPPNRSAPAVPATPPCFCVALPQSSQSQSPSTVQPVTAASGAAGSLTCSPPAVAQPQVTLVSSALPVGQSNLALPPSAPQPVFLSHGVSLNQSANPSALPLSQPVGPINKSVRTGVLPINQTIRPGVLPLSQPVGPMSRPVGPGVLSVNRPVGSGVLPVNPSVTAGVLQAVSPGVISVSRTAPSGVLPAGQMAPAGVVPSGKTAASGVLPVGQVVPPGVLPTGLMAPSRVLPPGPTVPLRVLPAAQVVPPGLLSASPAVPSGVLSVNQGVNSGVLQLRQPVMSGVLPVGQPVRPGVLQPTRPVSMGAGILPDQPVRPGASQNTTFLTSGSILRQLIPTGKQVNGIPTYTLAPVSVTLPVPPGGVATVAPPQVPMQLLQPGAAAQMAGGTAGMPSPPVVVNAAQSVFVQAPPPGAEADQVLRQAKQWKTCPVCNELFPSNVYQVHMEVAHKHSESKSAERLEPEKLAACAPFLKWVREKTARCLSCKCLVSESELIHHLLMHGLGCLFCPRTFHDIKGLSEHSRTMHLGKKKLPVDYSNRGFQLDFDANGSLLFPHLDFITILPKEELGEREVYLAVLAGNHSKSLVPVYIKVRPQAEGAPGSPSKPLLTCPFCFGTFVTTEAYELHLKERHHITPTVHTILKSPAFKCIHCCGVYTGNMTLAAIAIHLLRCRSAPKDSSPDLQGQPAMVEDSDVLLATGQVTHDTGFSVKRKLPDGHAEVEEPSDGDVSAGSATSPEKAASAMPLKRQRSESRMEAPLVNNDALQILALNPKKYEDCSYEEKKQFLRDYFHKRPYPTKKEIELLSSLLWVWKIDVASFFGKRRYICMKAIRSHKASVLLGFDMSELKNVRHRLNFEYEPQNL; this is encoded by the coding sequence ATGTTCCATGCACCTGTTCGGAAAGTCCAGACCCACACAGTGAATATTTTAGGTGAAACTAAAGCATCTAGGAGTGATGTGATAAGTTTCAcatgtttaaaatgtaatttttcgaACACTTTGTACTATAGCATGAAGAAGCATGTGCTGGTAGCCCATTTTCACCACTTAATTAACTCCTACTTTGGCCTACGAACTGAGGAAATGGGCGCACAGCCGAAAACTGAGGATGCCCTTTCTGCTGAAAGGATGCCGCCACCTGACAAGTATTACTGTAAAAAGTGCAACGCCAATGCCAGCAGCCAGGATGCTTTAATGTATCATATTTTGACATCGGATATCCACAGGGATTTGGAGAATAAGCTTAGATCTGTGATTTCAGAACACATTAAGAAGACGGGACTTCTGAAGCAAATGCATATTGCTCCCAAACCTGCTGTGCCTTTGCCCACACCCCCGAACCGCAGTGCACCGGCCGTCCCAGCCACACCTCCTTGCTTTTGTGTCGCCTTGCCACAGAGCAGTCAAAGTCAGAGTCCAAGCACCGTCCAGCCGGTGACTGCGGCCTCTGGTGCCGCAGGCAGCCTCACGTGCTCTCCGCCTGCTGTTGCCCAGCCCCAGGTGACTTTGGTCTCCAGTGCCCTGCCGGTAGGCCAGAGCAACCTTGCCCTGCCACCCTCAGCCCCGCAGCCTGTCTTTCTTTCTCACGGAGTTTCCCTTAACCAGTCTGCCAACCCTTCTGCGCTGCCCTTGAGTCAGCCAGTTGGGCCCATAAACAAGTCTGTGAGAACTGGCGTCCTCCCCATAAACCAGACCATCCGCCCAGGGGTGTTACCCCTCAGCCAGCCGGTTGGGCCCATGAGCAGACCTGTCGGACCAGGAGTTCTCTCAGTGAACAGACCTGTGGGGTCTGGTGTCCTTCCTGTCAACCCATCAGTCACTGCTGGGGTTCTTCAGGCAGTGTCACCTGGGGTGATTTCTGTGAGTCGGACAGCCCCGTCTGGGGTCCTTCCTGCAGGCCAGATGGCCCCGGCTGGGGTCGTCCCTTCTGGAAAGACAGCAGCCTCTGGTGTCCTCCCTGTGGGCCAGGTGGTCCCACCCGGAGTTCTTCCCACTGGGCTTATGGCCCCATCCCGGGTTCTCCCTCCTGGCCCAACGGTCCCACTCAGGGTTCTGCCAGCAGCCCAGGTGGTCCCACCCGGGCTCCTTTCTGCCAGCCCAGCGGTCCCGTCGGGTGTTCTGTCTGTGAACCAGGGAGTTAATTCCGGAGTCCTTCAGCTCCGTCAGCCTGTCATGTCAGGGGTGCTACCTGTGGGCCAGCCGGTAAGGCCTGGGGTCCTGCAGCCTACTCGGCCTGTGAGCATGGGTGCCGGCATTCTGCCGGATCAGCCAGTGAGGCCTGGCGCTTCGCAGAACACCACCTTCCTGACATCAGGCTCTATCCTCAGACAGCTGATACCTACGGGGAAGCAGGTGAATGGGATTCCCACGTACACCCTGGCCCCGGTGTCTGTCACTTTGCCCGTGCCACCTGGAGGTGTGGCAACTGTTGCCCCACCCCAGGTGCCCATGCAGCTCCTGCAGCCAGGCGCAGCTGCGCAGATGGCTGGGGGCACAGCCGGCATGCCCTCCCCTCCGGTGGTGGTGAATGCTGCTCAGAGTGTGTTTGttcaggcccctcctcctggCGCAGAGGCAGATCAGGTGCTCAGGCAGGCAAAGCAGTGGAAAACCTGCCCAGTTTGCAATGAGCTCTTCCCTTCCAATGTGTACCAGGTGCATATGGAAGTGGCTCATAAGCACAGTGAATCCAAGTCTGCTGAGAGACTGGAGCCTGAAAAACTGGCAGCATGCGCACCATTTCTGAAGTGGGTGAGAGAGAAGACAGCCCGGTGTCTGTCATGTAAGTGCCTGGTGTCAGAGAGCGAGCTTATCCACCACTTACTCATGCACGGCCTAGGCTGCCTCTTCTGCCCGCGCACGTTCCATGACATCAAGGGTCTCTCAGAGCATAGCAGGACCATGCACCTGGGCAAGAAGAAGCTGCCCGTGGACTACAGTAACAGAGGTTTCCAGCTGGATTTTGATGCTAACGGCAGCCTTCTGTTTCCCCATCTTGATTTCATCACCATTTTGCCAAAGGAGGAGCTTGGGGAGCGGGAGGTGTACCTGGCAGTCCTGGCCGGAAACCACTCCAAGTCGCTGGTGCCCGTGTACATCAAAGTGAGGCCCCAGGCTGAGGGTGCACCTGGCAGCCCCAGCAAGCCCCTGCTGACCTGCCCCTTCTGCTTTGGCACCTTTGTGACAACTGAGGCCTATGAGCTGCACCTGAAGGAGAGGCACCACATCACACCAACAGTGCATACGATCCTGAAGTCTCCAGCGTTCAAGTGCATCCATTGCTGCGGGGTTTACACCGGCAACATGACGCTGGCAGCCATTGCCATCCACCTGCTGCGCTGCCGAAGTGCGCCCAAGGACAGTAGCCCAGACCTGCAGGGCCAGCCGGCCATGGTTGAGGACAGCGACGTGCTCTTGGCCACTGGCCAGGTGACTCATGACACCGGTTTCTCTGTGAAGAGGAAGCTACCTGATGGCCACGCTGAGGTGGAAGAGCCAAGCGATGGGGACGTCAGTGCTGGCTCAGCCACCTCCCCAGAAAAGGCAGCCAGCGCTATGCCCTTGAAACGACAACGTAGTGAAAGCAGGATGGAGGCGCCACTTGTCAACAATGATGCCCTTCAGATTTTAGCGTTAAATCCTAAAAAATATGAAGACTGctcttatgaagaaaaaaagcagtttcttagAGATTATTTCCACAAGAGACCGTATCCTACTAAAAAGGAAATAGAACTGTTGTCCTCGCTCTTGTGGGTCTGGAAAATTGATGTGGCTTCGTTTTTTGGAAAAAGAAGATATATTTGCATGAAAGCGATAAGAAGTCACAAGGCTTCTGTGCTTTTAGGCTTTGATATGTCTGAACTTAAAAATGTTAGACACAGATTGAACTTTGAGTATGAACCACAAAACTTGTAA